From one Lotus japonicus ecotype B-129 chromosome 3, LjGifu_v1.2 genomic stretch:
- the LOC130746169 gene encoding LOW QUALITY PROTEIN: RING-H2 finger protein ATL67 (The sequence of the model RefSeq protein was modified relative to this genomic sequence to represent the inferred CDS: deleted 1 base in 1 codon), which produces MSSPPYPYSYSSPPPPPPTSPYLTNLGFGYSIAIALGFLFLLSTLILSSYLCCRALRHNRRRAPDGVVLPRIIFVAEDGDEEEGPRVSGLDPNVINSYPRFQYAAAERGHGETTCSICLCEFKEAEMLRMMPECRHHFHLCCLDSWLKLNGSCPVCRNSPMPTPLSTPLQEVVPLSQYAADRRTISM; this is translated from the exons atGTCCTCTCCTCCTTACCCTTACAGTTActcttcaccaccaccaccaccacccacttCCCCTTACCTCACCAACCTCGGCTTCGGCTACTCAATCGCCATCGCCCTCggcttcctcttcctcctctcaaCCCTCATCCTCTCTTCCTACCTCTGCTGCCGTGCTCTCCGCCACAACCGCCGCCGCGCCCCCGACGGCGTTGTTCTGCCGCGCATCATCTTCGTCGCCGAGGACGGCGACGAGGAGGAGGGGCCGCGCGTGTCGGGTCTGGACCCGAACGTGATCAACTCGTACCCGAGGTTCCAGTACGCGGCGGCGGAACGCGGCCACGGCGAAACCACGTGCTCGATCTGCCTCTGCGAGTTTAAGGAAGCGGAGATGCTGAGGATGATGCCGGAGTGCCGCCACCATTTTCACCTCTGTTGCCTTGACTCGTGGCTGAAGCTTAATGGGTCTTGCCCTGTTTGCCGGAACTCGCCGATGCCGACGCCGTTGTCGACGCCGCTGCAGGAAGTGGTGCCGCTCTCTCAGTACGCC GCTGATAGGAGGACAATTAG CATGTAG
- the LOC130746163 gene encoding uncharacterized protein LOC130746163 isoform X1 gives MAMAAIASSASISTTHHHSSLVFPPKQQHHHHLRIRCNGTNPNQQDDSQAQNNPLLKIAWYSSELLGIAASAFRSPSGVEAPPQRLLETIDRAAVVDTIKQDFQRSYFVTGDLTLNAYEEDCEFADPAGSFKGLQRFKRNCTNFGTLLEKSNMKLMKWEDFEDKGIGHWRFSCILSFPWRPILSATGYTEYFFDVQSGKVCRHVEYWNVPKMALFKQILRPSRGFGLKNYMSRLLKAFQVKL, from the exons ATGGCAATGGCTGCTATTGCTTCCTCTGCTTCAATCAGCACTACTCACCACCACAGCTCTTTGGTCTTTCCACCGAAACAACAACACCACCATCACCTTAGAATTCGATGCAATGGAACAAACCCAAATCAACAAGACGACTCACAAGCCCAGAACAATCCACTTCTCAAGATCGCATGGTATAGTTCTGAGCTTCTTGGCATTGCTGCCTCTGCTTTCCGTTCCCCTTCTGGTGTGGAAGCTCCTCCACAGAGGCTTCTTGAGACTATTGACCGTGCCGCGGTTGTGGACACTATCAAACAAGACTTTCAAAGATCATATTTTGTCACAG GCGATCTCACATTAAATGCTTATGAAGAAGATTGTGAATTTGCGGATCCAGCAGGCTCCTTTAAAGGCCTTCAGCGTTTCAAAAGGAACTGCACTAATTTTGGAACCCTTTTGGAGAAGTCAAATATGAAGCTTATGAAATGGGAAGATTTTGAG GATAAAGGAATTGGCCACTGGCGATTCAGCTGTATCTTGTCCTTTCCTTGGAGGCCCATTCTTTCTG CAACTGGATACACAGAATATTTCTTTGATGTACAATCTGGAAAAGTATGCAG GCATGTGGAGTACTGGAATGTTCCAAAAATGGCTTTGTTCAAGCAAATTCTAAGGCCTAGCCGGGGATTTGgcttaaaaaattatatgagtAGGTTGTTGAAAGCTTTCCAGGTGAAGCTTTAA
- the LOC130746167 gene encoding probable methyltransferase At1g29790: MKPLDILIPQDTAMKNQKVTKKLKRWRGVYLFILIVGVLALLLYGAAFSRFFSFKSFLGTESFYSHLSPDSTNGNQHKGIITVQIVIQRIQKELDKLRETEQDQSSSSSQSALEQGAFLADILGLLESVVESHPLSEGNDQKNGSYNTFLHPPMKEEKQSDEPGNYFLREEIRKYVRIKPNRLGKQNFMGANATFTSIGHACFAMKEELEEYMEYDVGEFCNDDWKLAQKLMVHGCDPLPRRRCFSRGPKFYSQPFPIEDSMWKLPDDRNVRWGNYRCKSFACLASNNNTNKGFFKCSDCFNLTHHEMPRWVRLEGEYSNESADFLINDVIGIKQGEIRIGLDFSVGTGTFAARMRDFNVTIVSATINFGAPFSEMIALRGLVPLYLTINQRLPFFDSTLDLIHTTRFLDGWIDLVLLDFVLYDWDRVLRPGGLLWIDSFFCLKEDLYDYLQAFEMLRYKKHKWVVAPKLDKDDKEVFFSAVLEKPPRPFR; the protein is encoded by the coding sequence ATGAAACCTTTGGATATTCTCATTCCTCAAGATACAGCAATGAAAAATCAGAAAGTTACTAAGAAGTTAAAAAGATGGAGAGGTGTTTACCTTTTTATCTTAATAGTGGGTGTTCTTGCTCTTCTCCTTTATGGTGCTGCCTTCTCCAGATTCTTCTCCTTCAAATCATTTCTCGGCACTGAATCCTTTTACTCCCATTTGAGTCCTGATAGCACAAATGGGAATCAACATAAAGGGATAATAACAGTGCAAATTGTGATTCAGAGAATTCAAAAGGAACTTGACAAACTGAGGGAAACAGAACAGGatcaatcatcatcatcatcacaatCTGCACTGGAGCAAGGTGCTTTTCTTGCTGACATATTAGGGCTTCTTGAGTCAGTAGTGGAATCTCACCCACTAAGTGAAGGGAATGATCAGAAAAATGGAAGCTACAACACCTTTCTTCACCCTCCGATGAAAGAAGAGAAACAATCTGATGAACCTGGTAATTACTTTCTGCGCGAAGAAATTCGCAAGTATGTGAGGATCAAGCCTAACAGATTGGGAAAACAGAACTTCATGGGGGCAAATGCAACTTTCACCAGCATAGGACACGCGTGCTTTGCGATGAAGGAAGAGCTAGAAGAGTACATGGAGTATGATGTTGGAGAATTCTGCAATGATGATTGGAAGCTAGCTCAAAAGCTCATGGTTCATGGTTGTGATCCTCTACCAAGGAGAAGGTGTTTTTCAAGAGGCCCCAAATTCTACAGCCAACCATTCCCTATTGAAGATTCCATGTGGAAACTCCCTGATGATAGAAATGTTAGATGGGGTAATTACAGGTGCAAGAGCTTTGCTTGTCTTGCAAGCAACAACAACACAAATAAGGGATTTTTCAAGTGTTCAGATTGCTTCAATCTCACTCATCATGAGATGCCAAGATGGGTTAGATTAGAAGGTGAATATTCAAATGAGAGTGCTGACTTTCTTATTAATGATGTTATTGGAATTAAGCAAGGAGAGATCAGAATTGGATTGGATTTCAGTGTTGGAACTGGGACTTTTGCTGCTAGGATGAGGGATTTCAATGTGACTATAGTTTCAGCAACTATCAATTTTGGAGCACCCTTCAGTGAAATGATAGCACTTAGAGGACTAGTTCCTCTCTACTTGACTATAAACCAAAGGCTTCCATTTTTCGATAGCACCTTGGATTTGATTCACACAACAAGGTTTCTTGATGGGTGGATTGATTTAGTGCTCCTGGATTTTGTGTTGTATGATTGGGATAGAGTTTTAAGGCCAGGGGGGTTGTTGTGGATTGATAGCTTTTTCTGCTTGAAAGAGGATTTGTATGATTACTTGCAGGCCTTCGAAATGCTGAGATATAAGAAACACAAATGGGTTGTTGCTCCAAAGCTTGATAAGGATGATAAGGAGGTGTTCTTTTCTGCTGTTTTAGAGAAACCTCCTAGGCCATTCCGGTGA
- the LOC130746165 gene encoding late embryogenesis abundant protein At1g64065-like produces MADTDQERPLAPARVHVDEEALKTKRKRKIKWCGCVTVPILVLVIVIVILAFTVFKVKEPKVTTKGITITDFDLILNQGTTPTVKLNMTMMIDMSIKNPNVGSFKLGNTTTTIYYRGAVVAEARTPPGMVKARKTSGMNVTVDILADRLASSPNLMTDVIGGKMTMDTYSIIPGRVKIVFVKKHVEVRMNCTVTVNISSRAIQDMICKRKVKL; encoded by the coding sequence ATGGCAGATACAGACCAAGAAAGACCTCTTGCCCCAGCCAGGGTCCATGTCGATGAAGAGGCCCTCAAAACCAAGCGTAAGAGAAAAATCAAGTGGTGTGGGTGTGTAACTGTACCCATTCTTGTACTTGTCATAGTAATTGTAATCTTAGCATTCACTGTGTTTAAGGTCAAAGAGCCCAAAGTAACAACTAAAGGGATCACAATCACAGATTTTGACCTCATCCTCAATCAAGGTACAACCCCTACAGTTAAGTTGAACATGACCATGATGATAGATATGTCCATCAAGAATCCAAACGTAGGATCCTTCAAACTAGGCAACACTACCACAACTATTTACTACCGTGGCGCGGTGGTGGCAGAGGCACGGACCCCGCCGGGGATGGTGAAGGCGCGGAAGACGTCGGGGATGAATGTCACGGTGGATATCTTGGCCGACCGCCTCGCTTCTAGCCCAAATCTGATGACGGATGTGATTGGGGGGAAGATGACCATGGACACCTACTCAATAATTCCAGGGAGAGTGAAGATTGTGTTTGTTAAGAAGCATGTTGAGGTGAGGATGAATTGCACTGTGACTGTTAACATTTCAAGCAGGGCAATTCAGGACATGATTTGTAAACGTAAAGTGAAACTTTAA
- the LOC130744775 gene encoding serine/threonine-protein phosphatase 7 long form homolog yields MTDEAVLTLGPKNPTLLVKQNKHVSGYVWNQTNKKVLKLGLPHIPLNGVPPQIEQYVRLAGFYEAALCGSIKQDKVLISAPVERWLPETHTFHMSFGECTITLQDVAVQLGLNIDGQPVTGVTWCDWSDLVNRALGVTPPRRAIRGSCLNMRWLNQCFDFQNLGALEPAEAEFVARAFILRLIGTFLLPDHSGSHVPLRYLLLIENLALASTYSWGSTVLTTLYHELCHATGYERQEIGGCTYLLQIWAWERIPMTAPETIPILPLGCPIAGRWGRNPNRVDVGRQTNQIDLWRIKLDELRIEDFVWRPYLDHVINSLPERCRQSMHLWRSVVPMICYTFVEWHQQDRALQQFGMFQGVPDPPYQIDKLHDITLSGKEQEDWVTAMMPFIQMWGQRHQRTVQQPVGEHIQHVWYGLSDVSRGTYTPEEMQSQAARCLTLCHQLDRITVPAASVQLMPTDLPRPTHADVPHVGRAEAQGLGKNWKEVHAQDVTIHGGTLPPRDGEYSLYPLHHGDSYRQYYFGGGSRQPANESGSSGSSQHYQEPQI; encoded by the exons ATGACGGATGAAGCAGTGCTAACTCTCGGTCCAAAAAATCCGACGTTGTTggtgaaacaaaacaaacatgtGTCGGGATATGTTTGGAACCAAACAAATAAGAAAGTCTTGAAGCTGGGATTACCCCACATTCCTTTGAATGGTGTCCCTCCACAAATCGAACAATATGTTCGACTGGCTGGATTTTACGAGGCCGCTTTATGTGGTTCTATCAAACAAGACAAAGTGTTGATATCAGCACCGGTGGAGCGTTGGCTGCCTGAGACGCACACCTTTCATATGTCGTTTGGAGAGTGCACCATCACTCTTCAAGATGTTGCCGTTCAGCTGGGACTAAATATTGATGGGCAACCTGTTACCGGGGTGACATGGTGTGACTGGTCTGATCTCGTTAATCGTGCGCTAGGAGTCACTCCACCGCGACGTGCTATTAGAGGAAGTTGTTTAAACATGAGATGGTTAAACCAGtgttttgattttcaaaacctAGGTGCACTTGAGCCGGCAGAAGCTGAATTTGTTGCAAGAGCATTCATTTTGCGCCTGATTGGCACTTTCTTATTACCCGACCACTCGGGATCACATGTGCCTCTAAGATATCTACTACTAATAGAGAATTTAGCTCTGGCCTCCACGTACAGTTGGGGTTCGACCGTGCTTACAACTCTCTATCATGAGTTATGCCATGCAACCGGTTATGAACGACAAGAAATCGGTGGTTGTACTTATTTGCTCCAAATCTGGGCTTGGGAAAGGATTCCAATGACTGCCCCTGAAACCATACCGATATTGCCACTCGGCTGCCCCATCGCAGGAAG GTGGGGAAGAAACCCAAATCGTGTTGACGTTGGTCGTCAAACGAATCAAATTGATTTGTGGCGGATCAAGCTCGACGAACTGAGAATTGAAGAC TTTGTCTGGAGGCCATACCTAGATCATGTTATAAATTCGCTACCGGAACGGTGTCGGCAAAGTATGCACTTGTGGAGATCAGTTGTGCCAATGATATGCTACACCTTTGTTGAGTGGCACCAACAGGATAGAGCCTTGCAACAGTTTGGCATGTTTCAGGGGGTACCTGACCCACCATATCAAATTGATAAACTGCATGACATAACTTTGTCGGGGAAGGAACAGGAAGATTGGGTTACAGCCATGATGCCCTTTATACAGATGTGGGGGCAAAGACACCAAAGGACGGTTCAGCAACCCGTG GGTGAACACATTCAACATGTGTGGTATGGACTTTCTGACGTCAGTCGCGGTACGTATACACCTGAGGAAATGCAAAGCCAAGCCGCGCGTTGCCTTACATTATGCCACCAGCTGGACAGGATTACTGTTCCTGCTGCGTCAGTTCAACTCATGCCTACAGACTTACCACGTCCCACACATGCAGACGTACCACATGTTGGAAGAGCAGAAGCACAGGGTTTGGGCAAGAATTGGAAAGAGGTGCATGCTCAGGATGTGACTATACATGGAGGTACTCTACCACCCCGAGATGGTGAGTACTCATTGTATCCCCTACATCATGGTGATTCATACCGACAGTACTACTTTGGTGGTGGGTCGAGACAGCCTGCAAATGAGTCAGGGTCATCTGGTAGTTCCCAACACTACCAAGAGCCACAAATATAG
- the LOC130746163 gene encoding uncharacterized protein LOC130746163 isoform X2, giving the protein MAMAAIASSASISTTHHHSSLVFPPKQQHHHHLRIRCNGTNPNQQDDSQAQNNPLLKIAWYSSELLGIAASAFRSPSGVEAPPQRLLETIDRAAVVDTIKQDFQRSYFVTGDLTLNAYEEDCEFADPAGSFKGLQRFKRNCTNFGTLLEKSNMKLMKWEDFETNAAAAIVVVLRLQELEKLSCCVLKLRSATAI; this is encoded by the exons ATGGCAATGGCTGCTATTGCTTCCTCTGCTTCAATCAGCACTACTCACCACCACAGCTCTTTGGTCTTTCCACCGAAACAACAACACCACCATCACCTTAGAATTCGATGCAATGGAACAAACCCAAATCAACAAGACGACTCACAAGCCCAGAACAATCCACTTCTCAAGATCGCATGGTATAGTTCTGAGCTTCTTGGCATTGCTGCCTCTGCTTTCCGTTCCCCTTCTGGTGTGGAAGCTCCTCCACAGAGGCTTCTTGAGACTATTGACCGTGCCGCGGTTGTGGACACTATCAAACAAGACTTTCAAAGATCATATTTTGTCACAG GCGATCTCACATTAAATGCTTATGAAGAAGATTGTGAATTTGCGGATCCAGCAGGCTCCTTTAAAGGCCTTCAGCGTTTCAAAAGGAACTGCACTAATTTTGGAACCCTTTTGGAGAAGTCAAATATGAAGCTTATGAAATGGGAAGATTTTGAG ACAAATGCAGCAGCTGCAATTGTAGTCGTGTTGCGGTTGCAAGAACTTGAAAAACTTTCATGCTGCGTACTAAAATTGCGGTccgcaaccgcaatttaa
- the LOC130742719 gene encoding desiccation protectant protein Lea14 homolog has translation MSQLLNKAKNFVSEKVNDVAKPEASVTNVDFQRVTKDSVEYLANVSVHNPYSTPIPICEINYSFKSATREIASGRIPDPGSLKAKDMTMVNVPVKVPYSILMSLAKDIGADWDIDYQLDIGLVIDLPAIGNFTIPLSHKGEVKLPNPASMFA, from the exons ATGTCGCAGTTGCTGAATAAAGCCAAGAACTTCGTATCCGAGAAGGTCAACGACGTGGCCAAGCCGGAGGCGAGTGTGACAAACGTGGACTTCCAGCGCGTGACCAAGGACAGTGTCGAGTATTTGGCCAATGTCTCTGTTCATAACCCTTATTCCACTCCAATCCCCATTTGTGAGATCAACTACTCTTTCAAAAGCGCCACCAG gGAGATAGCATCTGGAAGGATACCGGACCCTGGTTCCTTGAAGGCGAAGGACATGACAATGGTGAATGTGCCGGTGAAGGTGCCGTACAGCATATTGATGAGCTTGGCAAAGGATATTGGAGCTGATTGGGATATTGACTATCAACTGGATATTGGTCTGGTTATTGACCTTCCTGCAATTGGCAACTTCACCATTCCTCTTTCTCACAAGGGAGAGGTCAAGCTACCAAACCCTGCTAGCATGTTCGCCTAG
- the LOC130746168 gene encoding uncharacterized protein LOC130746168 — MAEKKEQATPLASAIENPNPRTNGEEDTTQLSQHHHQKLSRRHFIKRFACPLVFLLLLAVVIIVLIFTVFRIKNPVIKMNSIQITNLNLTNIVAAKPGVNLSVIADVSVKNPNAASFRYSNTTTSLYYRGVMVGEARGPPGRAKAGRTIRMNLTVDVITDRINLSSSDLRNDLSSGVLTMNSFSRVPGQVKILNLFKKHVVVKMNCSTTFNVTTREIQEQNCKRKVKI; from the coding sequence ATGGCGGAGAAAAAGGAGCAAGCTACACCCCTAGCCTCAGCAATAGAGAATCCAAATCCAAGAACCAACGGTGAAGAAGACACCACTCAGCTGTCTCAGCACCACCACCAGAAACTTTCTCGTAGACATTTCATCAAACGGTTTGCATGCCCACTAGTTTTTCTCCTGCTTCTAGCAGTAGTAATCATAGTTCTAATCTTCACCGTGTTTCGGATCAAGAACCCTGTAATCAAAATGAACAGCATCCAAATCACAAATCTCAACCTCACCAACATCGTGGCCGCAAAACCCGGTGTGAACCTCTCCGTAATCGCAGACGTTTCGGTGAAAAACCCAAACGCGGCGTCGTTCAGGTACAGCAACACCACCACGTCGCTGTACTACCGCGGCGTGATGGTGGGGGAGGCGAGAGGGCCGCCGGGAAGGGCCAAGGCTGGCCGGACGATCAGGATGAATCTGACGGTGGATGTGATCACGGATCGGATCAATTTGTCGAGTTCAGATTTGAGGAACGATTTGAGTTCTGGGGTGTTGACTATGAACAGCTTCTCGAGGGTACCTGGGCAGGTGAAGATATTGAACTTGTTTAAGAAACATGTTGTTGTGAAAATGAACTGTTCCACCACTTTCAATGTTACTACTAGGGAAATTCAAGAACAGAATTGTAAGAGGAAGGTTAAAATTTAG
- the LOC130742720 gene encoding uncharacterized protein LOC130742720 yields the protein MSDTDQERPLAPARDINEPAHKSKRHQRRIKLCLCITVIFLLLVIVILILAFTVFKVKEPKVTTNGITLKNLDLTLDPTPIPRVNLNMSMLIDMSIKNPNAASFKLGNTTTIIYYRGATVAEARTPPGLVKARRTSGMNVTVDIMADRLASSPDLVADVMVRGKKIMDTYSVISGRVKILFVKKHVEVRMNCTVTVDISSRAIYQDMSCKRKVKL from the coding sequence ATGTCAGATACCGACCAAGAAAGACCTCTAGCCCCAGCCAGGGACATCAACGAACCGGCCCACAAAAGCAAACGCCATCAAAGAAGAATCAAGTTGTGTTTGTGTATAACTGTAATCTTTCTTCTACTGGTCATAGTAATTTTAATCTTAGCATTCACAGTGTTTAAGGtcaaagaacccaaagtaacAACTAATGGGATCACATTAAAAAACCTGGACCTCACACTCGATCCAACTCCAATACCTCGAGTTAACCTGAACATGTCCATGTTGATAGACATGTCCATCAAGAATCCAAATGCAGCATCCTTCAAACTAGGCAACACCACAACAATTATTTACTACCGTGGCGCGACGGTGGCGGAGGCGAGGACACCGCCGGGGCTGGTGAAGGCGCGGCGGACTTCAGGGATGAATGTCACGGTGGATATCATGGCTGACCGCCTCGCTTCTAGCCCCGATTTGGTGGCAGATGTGATGGTCAGGGGGAAGAAGATCATGGACACTTACTCGGTAATTTCAGGGAGAGTGAAGATTTTGTTTGTTAAAAAACATGTTGAGGTGAGGATGAATTGCACAGTGACTGTTGACATTTCAAGCAGGGCAATTTATCAGGACATGAGTTGCAAACGTAAAGTGAAACTTTAA